A single genomic interval of Ictalurus furcatus strain D&B chromosome 20, Billie_1.0, whole genome shotgun sequence harbors:
- the LOC128624281 gene encoding gap junction delta-2 protein produces the protein MGEWTILERLLEAAVQQHSTMIGRILLTVVVIFRILIVAIVGETVYEDEQTMFLCNTLQPGCNQACYDKAFPISHIRYWVFQIILVCTPSLCFITYSVHQSAKQRDRRYSFLYPMLEKDYSREGTRKVRSVNGILVQHPDSSGGKDEPDCLEVKEIPNVARGLTHSKSSKVRRQEGISRFYVIQVVFRNALEIGFLAGQYFLYGFSVPAIFECDRYPCLKEVECYVSRPTEKTVFLVFMFAVSGICVVLNLAELNHLGWRKIKTAIRGVQARRKSICEIRKKDMAHLSQPPNLGRTQSSESAYV, from the coding sequence gaTTCTACTGACGGTGGTTGTGATCTTCCGGATCCTCATTGTAGCCATTGTGGGCGAGACGGTGTATGAGGATGAGCAGACAATGTTCCTATGTAACACACTCCAACCCGGCTGCAACCAGGCCTGCTACGACAAGGCCTTCCCCATCTCACACATCCGCTACTGGGTCTTTCAGATCATCCTGGTGTGCACGCCGAGTCTGTGCTTCATTACCTATTCCGTGCACCAGTCGGCTAAACAGCGTGATCGCCGCTATTCCTTCCTCTATCCAATGCTGGAAAAGGACTACAGCCGAGAAGGCACCCGCAAGGTTCGCAGCGTCAATGGTATCCTGGTGCAGCACCCAGATAGCAGTGGTGGCAAAGATGAGCCTGACTGCCTAGAGGTTAAAGAGATCCCTAATGTAGCACGTGGCCTCACCCACAGCAAGAGCTCCAAAGTGCGTCGGCAAGAAGGTATTTCTCGTTTCTACGTCATCCAGGTCGTGTTCCGTAATGCCTTGGAGATCGGCTTCCTGGCAGGCCAGTACTTCTTGTATGGCTTCAGCGTACCAGCCATCTTTGAGTGTGATCGCTATCCATGCCTAAAAGAAGTGGAGTGCTACGTGTCACGCCCCACCGAGAAGACAGTCTTCCTGGTGTTTATGTTTGCCGTGAGCGGCATCTGTGTGGTGCTCAACCTGGCCGAGCTCAACCACCTGGGCTGGAGGAAGATCAAGACGGCCATTCGGGGTGTCCAGGCACGCCGCAAGTCTATCTGTGAGATCCGCAAGAAGGACATGGCGCACCTGTCACAGCCTCCAAACCTGGGCAGGACCCAGTCCAGCGAGTCGGCTTACGTTTGA